From a single Pelodiscus sinensis isolate JC-2024 chromosome 4, ASM4963464v1, whole genome shotgun sequence genomic region:
- the LOC102463035 gene encoding olfactory receptor 5AP2-like, whose product MSDSLSHLCGTAPLGEMAEKNHTIVTEFILLGFTDNQQLKVVIFVVILLIYLVILVGNLGMVTLIRIDSRLHTPMYFFLSHLALLDVGYSTIIAPQTLMFLVVESKVITFSGCAGQFYFICIAVSCECCLLGVMAYDRFMAIRNPLLYTVMSTRFCVLLVLASYLVGLANATFQTVFIFRLSFCRSNVINHFFCDGPPLLKLSCSDTHIADMVHFIFSTVIALSTVLTIIISYVCILVAILRINSTEGRRKAFSTCASHLMAVSIFYGTAIFMYLRPNSKYSMDQDKIISVFYALVIPMLNPLIYSLRNKEVKEAFRRIQDRKVLSL is encoded by the coding sequence atgTCGGACTCACTCTCTCACCTGTGCGGGACAGCACCCTTGGGAGAAATGGCAGAGAAGAATCACACCATTGTTACCGAGTTCATTTTGCTGGGATTCACAGACAACCAGCAGCTCAAAGTCGTGATATTTGTGGTGATTCTGTTGATCTACCTGGTGATCCTGGTGGGGAATCTCGGGATGGTCACTTTGATCCGGATTGACTCCCGGCTTCACACTCCAATGTACTTTTTCCTCAGTCACCTGGCCCTCTTAGATGTCGGCTACTCCACCATCATCGCTCCCCAGACACTGATGTTCTTGGTAGTGGAGAGCAAAGTTATTACATTCTCTGGATGCGCGGGGCAGTTCTACTTCATATGCATTGCAGTGTCCTGTGAATGCTGCCTGCTGGGAGTGATGGCATACGACCGCTTCATGGCCATCCGCAACCCACTGCTCTACACCGTTATGTCCACACGGTTCTGCGTGCTGCTGGTGCTGGCGTCGTACCTGGTCGGCCTGGCAAATGCAACATTTCAGACTGTATTTATATTCCGGTTGTCCTTCTGCAGATCAAACGTCATCAATCATTTCTTCTGTGATGGGCCCCCCCTCCTGAAGCTGTCCTGCTCCGACACGCACATCGCAGACATGGTGCATTTCATCTTTTCTACTGTAATTGCATTATCTACTGTCCTGACCATCATCATCTCCTACGTGTGCATTCTGGTCGCTATTCTTAGGATCAACTCCACGGAGGGCAggcgcaaagccttctccacctgtgcCTCCCACCTGATGGCCGTCAGCATTTTCTATGGGACCGCCATTTTTATGTATTTACGGCCGAACTCAAAGTACTCCATGGACCAGGACAAAATCATCTCCGTTTTTTATGCCCTGGTGATCCCCATGCTCAACCCCctgatctacagcctgaggaacaaggaggtaAAAGAGGCTTTTAGGAGGATACAAGACAGGAAAGTCCTTTCTCTGTAA
- the LOC102462783 gene encoding olfactory receptor 5AP2-like, producing MAQGNQTGVSVFILLGFPGSQSLQAVLFGMFLLIYTMNLAGNLSMITLIRIEMRLHTPMYFFLSNLSLVDVTYSSTIVPNALVNFLAERKAISFAGCATQFFFHSFSVNAEGLLLAAMAYDRFIAICKPLLYTLIMSPKVCVQLVAASYFYACVSALVHTGSLFSLSFCGPNIIDHFFCDIPPLQKLSCSDTRMDDIVHFVFVAIPALITIVVVVASYVFIILAILRIRSSEGRRKAFSTCTSHLTTVSILFGTLLFMYLRPIAIDSAFYDKVLSVFYTLVIPTLNPLIYSLRNKEVKDAFRRLIHQKIISR from the coding sequence ATGGCACAAGGCAATCAAACTGGAGTGTCCGTATTCATCCTTCTGGGATTCCCAGGCAGTCAGTCATTGCAAGCTGTCCTCTTTGGGATGTTTCTGCTGATCTACACCATGAACCTAGCGGGGAATCTCAGCATGATCACTTTAATCAGGATCGAGATGCGGCTACACACTCCCATGTATTTTTTTCTGAGCAACTTGTCCCTGGTCGATGTCACTTACTCTTCCACTATTGTCCCTAACGCTCTGGTGAACTTCTTAGCAGAGAGGAAAGCCATTTCCTTTGCTGGCTGTGCCACACAATTTTTCTTTCACTCCTTCTCTGTGAACGCTGAGGGTTTGCTTCTGGCCGCGATGGCGTACGATCGCTTCATAGCCATTTGCAAGCCGCTGCTGTACACGCTCATTATGTCCCCGAAGGTCTGTGTTCAGCTGGTCGCTGCATCCTACTTCTATGCCTGTGTCAGTGCCCTTGTGCACACCGGCTCTTTGTTCAGCCTGTCCTTCTGCGGTCCCAACATCATCGATCACTTCTTCTGTGACATCCCCCCGCTCCAGAAACTCTCCTGCTCGGACACGCGCATGGATGACATTGTGCATTTCGTCTTTGTTGCCATACCCGCATTAATTACTATCGTGGTTGTTGTTGCTTCCTATGTTTTTATCATACTGGCCATCTTGCGGATCCGCTCCAGTGAGGGCAgacgcaaagccttctccacttgTACCTCCCACCTGACAACTGTGTCCATACTCTTTGGGACTCTGCTCTTTATGTACTTACGGCCCATAGCCATCGACTCAGCATTTTATGATAAAGTGTTGTCTGTGTTCTATACCCTAGTGATCCCCAcgctgaaccccctcatctacagcctgaggaacaaggaggtgaAGGATGCCTTCAGGAGGCTAATACACCAGAAAATTATTTCTCGCTGA
- the LOC102462545 gene encoding olfactory receptor 5AP2-like, which yields MAHGNHTGVSVFILLGFPGSQSLQAVLFGMFLLIYTMSLAGNLSMITLIRIETRLHTPMYFFLSNLSLVDITYSSTISPRTLVNFLVEHKDISFAGCATQFFFHSFCAYSEVLLLAMMAYDRFVAICKPLLYTRIMSPKVCVCLVAASYFYASFNAGVHTITLFSMSFCGSNIIDHFFCDIPPLQKLSCSDTHRDDIVHFVFSALSGISTALVVIISYICIMLAILRIHSNEGRRKAFSTCASHLTAVSILYGALFFMYFRPTSGNPSDYDKVVSVFYTLVIPLLNPLIYSLRNKEVKDALKRTIYQKIIPH from the coding sequence ATGGCACATGGCAATCACACCGGAGTGTCCGTATTCATCCTTCTGGGATTCCCAGGTAGTCAGTCACTGCAAGCTGTCCTCTTCGGGATGTTTCTGCTGATCTACACCATGAGCCTCGCGGGGAATCTCAGCATGATCACTTTAATCAGGATAGAGACGCGGCTACATACTCCCATGTATTTTTTCCTCAGCAACTTGTCCCTTGTGGACATCACCTACTCTTCCACTATTTCCCCCAGGACTCTGGTGAACTTCTTAGTGGAGCATAAAGACATTTCTTTTGCTGGCTGTGCCACACAATTTTTCTTTCACTCCTTCTGTGCGTACTCTGAGGTTTTGCTTCTGGCCATGATGGCGTACGATCGCTTCGTAGCCATTTGCAAGCCGCTGCTGTACACGCGCATTATGTCCCCGAAGGTCTGTGTATGTCTGGTAGCAGCATCCTATTTCTATGCCTCTTTTAATGCTGGGGTGCATACAATCACCTTGTTCAGCATGTCCTTTTGTGGTTCCAACATCATCGATCACTTCTTCTGTGACATCCCCCCGCTCCAGAAACTCTCCTGTTCGGACACTCACAGGGATGACATTGTGCATTTTGTCTTTTCTGCTTTATCTGGAATAAGCACTGCCCTGGTCGTCATCATCTCCTACATCTGTATCATGCTGGCCATCTTGCGGATCCACTCCAATGAGGGCAGAcgtaaagccttctccacctgcgcctCTCACCTGACAGCTGTGTCCATTCTGTACGGGGCTCTGTTCTTCATGTATTTTCGGCCAACCTCCGGCAACCCATCAGATTACGACAAAGTGGTGTCTGTGTTCTATACTCTGGTGATCCCCTTGTTGAACCCCctgatctacagcctgaggaacaaggaagtGAAGGATGCTCTGAAAAGGACAATATACCAGAAAATTATTCCTCACTga